Proteins encoded in a region of the Populus nigra chromosome 3, ddPopNigr1.1, whole genome shotgun sequence genome:
- the LOC133689627 gene encoding uncharacterized protein LOC133689627 isoform X2 — protein MMVANSFDLWQKDAFFSAAEEVQESADVMESAYRMWTREKREGSKPEDLDQLSRELQTALGTAKWQLEEFERAVQLSRGHCSDDFTASRHKQFVTAIESQISLVEAALREAFSGEGKQPFRWVNLDKEECDDLAMFLSGTIQIPENVKDDCTTAKSPMKGSPGENPHKRKKVDHNSGPTCSRGTSDENEFITDNKNGEFIIDIQEKENLGMRDDIISQVDKTTGSRRTWSSPNFGSMKFVVARDDKQRDKMKSSVEATPKEKGYETFFWKRRCGEHSRAKGSITLFNQLSGQTGGFQRQLQTPLHLQFSCSIQLTLALMLSIFLIVPFLVYSA, from the exons atgatggtaGCTAACAGCTTCGATCTATGGCAAAAAGATGCTTTCTTTTCGGCTGCAGAGGAGGTTCAGGAATCTGCTGATGT AATGGAATCAGCATATAGAATGTGgacaagagagaagagagagggaTCAAAACCAGAGGATTTGGATCAACTCTCCAGAGAGCTCCAAACTGCTTTAGGCACTGCCAAATGGCAG TTGGAGGAGTTTGAGAGGGCTGTTCAGTTGAGCCGTGGACATTGTTCTGATGATTTCACCGCATCTAGGCATAAGCAATTTGTCACTGCTATTGAAAGTCAAATATCTCTTGTTGAAGCAGCTCTAAGGGAAGCTTTTAGTGGGGAAGGAAAGCAACCTTTTCGATGGGTGAATCTAGATAAAGAAGAATGTGATGATTTAGCCATGTTTCTATCTGGAACCATCCAAATTCCAGAGAATGTGAAAGATGATTGCACCACGGCCAAATCTCCCATGAAAGGTTCTCCTGGAGAGAACCCTCATAAGAGAAAAAAGGTGGACCATAACTCTGGGCCCACCTGTAGTAGAGGTACTTCTGATGAAAATGAATTCATTACCGATAATAAAAATGGAGAATTTATTATAGATAtacaagagaaagaaaatcttGGAATGAGGGATGATATAATCAGTCAAGTTGATAAAACAACTGGTTCAAGGAGAACATGGAGTTCGCCAAATTTTGGTTCTATGAAATTCGTGGTTGCTCGTGATGACAAACAAAGGGACAAAATGAAGTCAAGTGTTGAGGCCACTCCTAAAGAAAAAGGGTACGAAACTTTCTTCTGGAAGCGAAGGTGTGGAGAACATTCTCGGGCAAAGGGATCAATTACTTTGTTCAATCAG CTCTCTGGTCAGACTGGTGGTTTCCAAAGGCAATTGCAAACCCCACTGCACCTGCAGTTCAGCTGTTCCATCCAACTTACTCTTGCTTTAATGCTCAGCATTTTCTTAATTG TGCCTTTTCTAGTTTATTCAGCTTGA
- the LOC133689627 gene encoding uncharacterized protein LOC133689627 isoform X1, which yields MMVANSFDLWQKDAFFSAAEEVQESADVMESAYRMWTREKREGSKPEDLDQLSRELQTALGTAKWQLEEFERAVQLSRGHCSDDFTASRHKQFVTAIESQISLVEAALREAFSGEGKQPFRWVNLDKEECDDLAMFLSGTIQIPENVKDDCTTAKSPMKGSPGENPHKRKKVDHNSGPTCSRGTSDENEFITDNKNGEFIIDIQEKENLGMRDDIISQVDKTTGSRRTWSSPNFGSMKFVVARDDKQRDKMKSSVEATPKEKGYETFFWKRRCGEHSRAKGSITLFNQLSGQTGGFQRQLQTPLHLQFSCSIQLTLALMLSIFLIGVLNFFLKCRKQALRRKITVVYIFPVVLEIQGPANLPPRNRSRSSGRSGLSFYRFHSHINCICIHVVSNCASKKEYLVLHKSKLYVN from the exons atgatggtaGCTAACAGCTTCGATCTATGGCAAAAAGATGCTTTCTTTTCGGCTGCAGAGGAGGTTCAGGAATCTGCTGATGT AATGGAATCAGCATATAGAATGTGgacaagagagaagagagagggaTCAAAACCAGAGGATTTGGATCAACTCTCCAGAGAGCTCCAAACTGCTTTAGGCACTGCCAAATGGCAG TTGGAGGAGTTTGAGAGGGCTGTTCAGTTGAGCCGTGGACATTGTTCTGATGATTTCACCGCATCTAGGCATAAGCAATTTGTCACTGCTATTGAAAGTCAAATATCTCTTGTTGAAGCAGCTCTAAGGGAAGCTTTTAGTGGGGAAGGAAAGCAACCTTTTCGATGGGTGAATCTAGATAAAGAAGAATGTGATGATTTAGCCATGTTTCTATCTGGAACCATCCAAATTCCAGAGAATGTGAAAGATGATTGCACCACGGCCAAATCTCCCATGAAAGGTTCTCCTGGAGAGAACCCTCATAAGAGAAAAAAGGTGGACCATAACTCTGGGCCCACCTGTAGTAGAGGTACTTCTGATGAAAATGAATTCATTACCGATAATAAAAATGGAGAATTTATTATAGATAtacaagagaaagaaaatcttGGAATGAGGGATGATATAATCAGTCAAGTTGATAAAACAACTGGTTCAAGGAGAACATGGAGTTCGCCAAATTTTGGTTCTATGAAATTCGTGGTTGCTCGTGATGACAAACAAAGGGACAAAATGAAGTCAAGTGTTGAGGCCACTCCTAAAGAAAAAGGGTACGAAACTTTCTTCTGGAAGCGAAGGTGTGGAGAACATTCTCGGGCAAAGGGATCAATTACTTTGTTCAATCAG CTCTCTGGTCAGACTGGTGGTTTCCAAAGGCAATTGCAAACCCCACTGCACCTGCAGTTCAGCTGTTCCATCCAACTTACTCTTGCTTTAATGCTCAGCATTTTCTTAATTG GTGTACTGAATTTCTTTCTAAAGTGTAGAAAGCAAGCACTGAGGAGGAAGATAACAGTTGTCTATATCTTCCCTGTTGTTTTAGAAATTCAGGGTCCGGCTAATCTACCTCCACGAAACAGGAGTAGAAGTAGCGGCAGGAGTGGATTGTCATTTTATAGATTCCATAGCCACATAAATTGTATATGTATTCATGTAGTCTCAAATTGTGCTTCGAAGAAAGAATATTTGGTACTACACAAATCCAAATTATATGTAAACTGA